A section of the Carya illinoinensis cultivar Pawnee chromosome 12, C.illinoinensisPawnee_v1, whole genome shotgun sequence genome encodes:
- the LOC122289933 gene encoding probable tetraacyldisaccharide 4'-kinase, mitochondrial isoform X1, translating to MEKLRVLVIEIAYSRNHTKLSPLQRSLIPVLSFASSLYRLALSLRHYLYHLGIFRKHRLPVPVISVGNLTWGGNGKTPMVEFIARWLVDSGISPLILTRGYAGGDEARMLGRHLLGGPAKIGVGANRAAVAAAYFEKYGYVDPRSSTSYQRLRLNKVESHLNSEKVGAVILDDGMQHWSLHHDLEVVMVNGLVLWGCCHLLPLGPLREPLTALKRADVAVIHHADMVSEQGLKDAELMIREVKESLPIFYTRMTPLNFFEVSNINSKLPLGALCNAIILCVSAIGSANAFVNAIEKIGASFVDRLNFSDHHIFQARDVDLIRRRLEELEDKFGSKPVVVVTEKDYDRDAEILKGLYPFKVLVLCSALQFLSQKGCTEKGFKKLLEESLRVKLRGPN from the exons ATGGAGAAACTGAGAGTGCTGGTGATCGAGATCGCTTACTCTCGGAACCACACGAAGCTCTCTCCACTCCAACGCTCTCTCATCCCAGTCCTCTCATTCGCCTCATCTCTCTACAGACTTGCTCTGTCTCTCCGCCACTATCTCTACCACTTGGGCATCTTCCGCAAGCACAG GTTGCCGGTGCCTGTTATTAGTGTCGGGAATTTGACTTGGGGAGGCAATGGGAAGACACCCATGGTGGAGTTCATTGCTCGCTGGTTAGTTGACTCTGGAATTTCACCTCTCATTCTCACTCGG GGTTATGCTGGTGGGGATGAAGCTAGAATGCTTGGAAGGCATCTACTCGGGGGACCTGCAAAGATTGGTGTGGGCGCAAACCGGGCAGCTGTTGCTGCtgcttattttgaaaaatatggttACGTTGATCCTCGTAGTAGTACATCCTATCAGAGACTTCGCCTCAACAAAGTGGAAAGTCATCTTAATTCAGAAAAAGTTGGTGCTGTAATTCTAGATGATGGAATGCAG CACTGGAGCTTGCACCATGATCTGGAGGTCGTAATGGTCAATGGATTAGTGCTGTGGGGCTGCTGTCATTTACTCCCACTTGGACCCTTAAGGGAGCCATTGACTGCGCTCAAACGGGCTGATGTTGCTGTCATCCATCATGCTGACATG GTTTCAGAACAAGGTCTCAAAGATGCAGAGCTTATGATTCGAGAAGTTAAAGAATCCCTCCCTATTTTCTACACTAGAATGACTCCCTTGAACTTTTTTGAAGTGTCAAATATTAATTCCAAACTACCCCTGGGAGCTTTGTGTAATGCCATCATATTATGTGTGTCTGCCATTGGTTCTGCAAATGCTTTTGTAAATGCGATAGAGAAG ATAGGAGCATCTTTTGTTGATAGACTCAACTTCAGTGACCATCACATCTTTCAAGCCAGG GATGTTGACCTGATCAGAAGGAGACTTGAAGAACTTGAGGATAAGTTTGGTTCCAAGCCAGTTGTCGTAGTAACAGAAAAG GATTATGATCGAGACGCTGAGATTCTTAAGGGCTTATATCCTTTCAAAGTATTGGTGCTTTGTTCTGCATTGCAATTTCTGTCTCAGAAAGGATGCACGGAGAAGGGATTCAAAAAGTTGTTGGAGGAATCACTAAGGGTAAAATTACGTGGTCCAAACTAG
- the LOC122289933 gene encoding probable tetraacyldisaccharide 4'-kinase, mitochondrial isoform X3, protein MEKLRVLVIEIAYSRNHTKLSPLQRSLIPVLSFASSLYRLALSLRHYLYHLGIFRKHRLPVPVISVGNLTWGGNGKTPMVEFIARWLVDSGISPLILTRGYAGGDEARMLGRHLLGGPAKIGVGANRAAVAAAYFEKYGYVDPRSSTSYQRLRLNKVESHLNSEKVGAVILDDGMQHWSLHHDLEVVMVNGLVLWGCCHLLPLGPLREPLTALKRADVAVIHHADMVSEQGLKDAELMIREVKESLPIFYTRMTPLNFFEVSNINSKLPLGALCNAIILCVSAIGSANAFVNAIEKIGASFVDRLNFSDHHIFQARDVDLIRRRLEELEDKFGSKPVVVVTEKDYDRDAEILKGLYPFKVLVLCSALQFLSQKGCTEKGFKKLLEESLRKLKA, encoded by the exons ATGGAGAAACTGAGAGTGCTGGTGATCGAGATCGCTTACTCTCGGAACCACACGAAGCTCTCTCCACTCCAACGCTCTCTCATCCCAGTCCTCTCATTCGCCTCATCTCTCTACAGACTTGCTCTGTCTCTCCGCCACTATCTCTACCACTTGGGCATCTTCCGCAAGCACAG GTTGCCGGTGCCTGTTATTAGTGTCGGGAATTTGACTTGGGGAGGCAATGGGAAGACACCCATGGTGGAGTTCATTGCTCGCTGGTTAGTTGACTCTGGAATTTCACCTCTCATTCTCACTCGG GGTTATGCTGGTGGGGATGAAGCTAGAATGCTTGGAAGGCATCTACTCGGGGGACCTGCAAAGATTGGTGTGGGCGCAAACCGGGCAGCTGTTGCTGCtgcttattttgaaaaatatggttACGTTGATCCTCGTAGTAGTACATCCTATCAGAGACTTCGCCTCAACAAAGTGGAAAGTCATCTTAATTCAGAAAAAGTTGGTGCTGTAATTCTAGATGATGGAATGCAG CACTGGAGCTTGCACCATGATCTGGAGGTCGTAATGGTCAATGGATTAGTGCTGTGGGGCTGCTGTCATTTACTCCCACTTGGACCCTTAAGGGAGCCATTGACTGCGCTCAAACGGGCTGATGTTGCTGTCATCCATCATGCTGACATG GTTTCAGAACAAGGTCTCAAAGATGCAGAGCTTATGATTCGAGAAGTTAAAGAATCCCTCCCTATTTTCTACACTAGAATGACTCCCTTGAACTTTTTTGAAGTGTCAAATATTAATTCCAAACTACCCCTGGGAGCTTTGTGTAATGCCATCATATTATGTGTGTCTGCCATTGGTTCTGCAAATGCTTTTGTAAATGCGATAGAGAAG ATAGGAGCATCTTTTGTTGATAGACTCAACTTCAGTGACCATCACATCTTTCAAGCCAGG GATGTTGACCTGATCAGAAGGAGACTTGAAGAACTTGAGGATAAGTTTGGTTCCAAGCCAGTTGTCGTAGTAACAGAAAAG GATTATGATCGAGACGCTGAGATTCTTAAGGGCTTATATCCTTTCAAAGTATTGGTGCTTTGTTCTGCATTGCAATTTCTGTCTCAGAAAGGATGCACGGAGAAGGGATTCAAAAAGTTGTTGGAGGAATCACTAAGG AAACTCAAAGCCTAA
- the LOC122289933 gene encoding probable tetraacyldisaccharide 4'-kinase, mitochondrial isoform X4: MEKLRVLVIEIAYSRNHTKLSPLQRSLIPVLSFASSLYRLALSLRHYLYHLGIFRKHRLPVPVISVGNLTWGGNGKTPMVEFIARWLVDSGISPLILTRGYAGGDEARMLGRHLLGGPAKIGVGANRAAVAAAYFEKYGYVDPRSSTSYQRLRLNKVESHLNSEKVGAVILDDGMQHWSLHHDLEVVMVNGLVLWGCCHLLPLGPLREPLTALKRADVAVIHHADMIGASFVDRLNFSDHHIFQARDVDLIRRRLEELEDKFGSKPVVVVTEKDYDRDAEILKGLYPFKVLVLCSALQFLSQKGCTEKGFKKLLEESLRVKLRGPN, encoded by the exons ATGGAGAAACTGAGAGTGCTGGTGATCGAGATCGCTTACTCTCGGAACCACACGAAGCTCTCTCCACTCCAACGCTCTCTCATCCCAGTCCTCTCATTCGCCTCATCTCTCTACAGACTTGCTCTGTCTCTCCGCCACTATCTCTACCACTTGGGCATCTTCCGCAAGCACAG GTTGCCGGTGCCTGTTATTAGTGTCGGGAATTTGACTTGGGGAGGCAATGGGAAGACACCCATGGTGGAGTTCATTGCTCGCTGGTTAGTTGACTCTGGAATTTCACCTCTCATTCTCACTCGG GGTTATGCTGGTGGGGATGAAGCTAGAATGCTTGGAAGGCATCTACTCGGGGGACCTGCAAAGATTGGTGTGGGCGCAAACCGGGCAGCTGTTGCTGCtgcttattttgaaaaatatggttACGTTGATCCTCGTAGTAGTACATCCTATCAGAGACTTCGCCTCAACAAAGTGGAAAGTCATCTTAATTCAGAAAAAGTTGGTGCTGTAATTCTAGATGATGGAATGCAG CACTGGAGCTTGCACCATGATCTGGAGGTCGTAATGGTCAATGGATTAGTGCTGTGGGGCTGCTGTCATTTACTCCCACTTGGACCCTTAAGGGAGCCATTGACTGCGCTCAAACGGGCTGATGTTGCTGTCATCCATCATGCTGACATG ATAGGAGCATCTTTTGTTGATAGACTCAACTTCAGTGACCATCACATCTTTCAAGCCAGG GATGTTGACCTGATCAGAAGGAGACTTGAAGAACTTGAGGATAAGTTTGGTTCCAAGCCAGTTGTCGTAGTAACAGAAAAG GATTATGATCGAGACGCTGAGATTCTTAAGGGCTTATATCCTTTCAAAGTATTGGTGCTTTGTTCTGCATTGCAATTTCTGTCTCAGAAAGGATGCACGGAGAAGGGATTCAAAAAGTTGTTGGAGGAATCACTAAGGGTAAAATTACGTGGTCCAAACTAG
- the LOC122289933 gene encoding probable tetraacyldisaccharide 4'-kinase, mitochondrial isoform X2, with product MEKLRVLVIEIAYSRNHTKLSPLQRSLIPVLSFASSLYRLALSLRHYLYHLGIFRKHRLPVPVISVGNLTWGGNGKTPMVEFIARWLVDSGISPLILTRGYAGGDEARMLGRHLLGGPAKIGVGANRAAVAAAYFEKYGYVDPRSSTSYQRLRLNKVESHLNSEKVGAVILDDGMQHWSLHHDLEVVMVNGLVLWGCCHLLPLGPLREPLTALKRADVAVIHHADMVSEQGLKDAELMIREVKESLPIFYTRMTPLNFFEVSNINSKLPLGALCNAIILCVSAIGSANAFVNAIEKIGASFVDRLNFSDHHIFQARDVDLIRRRLEELEDKFGSKPVVVVTEKDYDRDAEILKGLYPFKVLVLCSALQFLSQKGCTEKGFKKLLEESLRPKRTV from the exons ATGGAGAAACTGAGAGTGCTGGTGATCGAGATCGCTTACTCTCGGAACCACACGAAGCTCTCTCCACTCCAACGCTCTCTCATCCCAGTCCTCTCATTCGCCTCATCTCTCTACAGACTTGCTCTGTCTCTCCGCCACTATCTCTACCACTTGGGCATCTTCCGCAAGCACAG GTTGCCGGTGCCTGTTATTAGTGTCGGGAATTTGACTTGGGGAGGCAATGGGAAGACACCCATGGTGGAGTTCATTGCTCGCTGGTTAGTTGACTCTGGAATTTCACCTCTCATTCTCACTCGG GGTTATGCTGGTGGGGATGAAGCTAGAATGCTTGGAAGGCATCTACTCGGGGGACCTGCAAAGATTGGTGTGGGCGCAAACCGGGCAGCTGTTGCTGCtgcttattttgaaaaatatggttACGTTGATCCTCGTAGTAGTACATCCTATCAGAGACTTCGCCTCAACAAAGTGGAAAGTCATCTTAATTCAGAAAAAGTTGGTGCTGTAATTCTAGATGATGGAATGCAG CACTGGAGCTTGCACCATGATCTGGAGGTCGTAATGGTCAATGGATTAGTGCTGTGGGGCTGCTGTCATTTACTCCCACTTGGACCCTTAAGGGAGCCATTGACTGCGCTCAAACGGGCTGATGTTGCTGTCATCCATCATGCTGACATG GTTTCAGAACAAGGTCTCAAAGATGCAGAGCTTATGATTCGAGAAGTTAAAGAATCCCTCCCTATTTTCTACACTAGAATGACTCCCTTGAACTTTTTTGAAGTGTCAAATATTAATTCCAAACTACCCCTGGGAGCTTTGTGTAATGCCATCATATTATGTGTGTCTGCCATTGGTTCTGCAAATGCTTTTGTAAATGCGATAGAGAAG ATAGGAGCATCTTTTGTTGATAGACTCAACTTCAGTGACCATCACATCTTTCAAGCCAGG GATGTTGACCTGATCAGAAGGAGACTTGAAGAACTTGAGGATAAGTTTGGTTCCAAGCCAGTTGTCGTAGTAACAGAAAAG GATTATGATCGAGACGCTGAGATTCTTAAGGGCTTATATCCTTTCAAAGTATTGGTGCTTTGTTCTGCATTGCAATTTCTGTCTCAGAAAGGATGCACGGAGAAGGGATTCAAAAAGTTGTTGGAGGAATCACTAAGG CCTAAGCGAACTGTGTAA
- the LOC122289934 gene encoding lactoylglutathione lyase GLX1-like isoform X2 yields the protein MAARIPNDDELGWVKKDNRRFLHAGIRVGNLNRTIKFYTESLGMKLLSQKYFPKQKYSKAVVGFGPRDTHFVLEFTCIHGVEKYEIGTAFGHIGIATQDIYAMVENIRAKGGVITREPGTVTGLPVIYSYGLDPDGYTYELVQSPPTPEPISHIMLHVADLDHAIKFYEKALGMNLLFRYDSPQEKYTIGMVAYGSNLTQTTAVELKYNYNVTEYTRGNGYTELAIGTDNVYKSAAAVKLVAKELGGQIILPPGPIPQINTKITSFVDPEGFKTDLMDNKDYLKEVQKKE from the exons ATGGCAGCTCGCATCCCCAATGATGATGAGTTGGGATGGGTGAAGAAGGATAATCGTCGTTTCCTCCATGCTGGTATCAGAGTTGGTAATCTTAATCGGACCATTAA GTTTTACACAGAGTCTCTTGGGATGAAGCTCCTAAGCCAGAAATACTTCCCAAAACAGAAGTACTCAAAAGCAGTTGTGGGGTTTGGCCCTCGAGACACTCATTTCGTTTTGGAGTTTACATGCA TTCATGGAGTTGAAAAATACGAAATTGGGACTGCCTTTGGACATATTGGAATTGCCACTCAGGAT ATCTATGCAATGGTTGAAAACATTCGAGCAAAGGGTGGAGTGATCACTCGTGAACCAGGGACAGTGACAGGGCTCCCGGTCATCTACTCCTACGGCTTGGATCCTGATGGCTACACCTATGAGCTCGTCCAGAGTCCCCCAACTCCCGAGCCAATCAGTCATATAATGCTTCATGTCGCCGATCTTGATCATGCTATTAAGTTTTATGAAAAG GCATTGGGGATGAACCTACTGTTCCGGTATGATAGCCCACAAGAAAAG TACACCATTGGTATGGTGGCATATGGATCCAATCTAACTCAGACTACTGCTGTGGAattgaaatataattataatgtaaCTGAGTATACGAGAGGAAACGGATATACTGAG CTTGCTATTGGTACCGATAATGTATACAAGAGTGCTGCAGCTGTTAAACTGGTTGCCAAAGAACTCGGAGGACAAATAATTCTACCACCAGGTCCAATTCCTCaaatcaacaccaaaatcactTCTTTCGTTGATCCAGAAGGCTTTAAGACT GATTTAATGGACAATAAAGATTATCTCAAGGAGGTGCAGAAGAAAGAGTGA
- the LOC122289934 gene encoding lactoylglutathione lyase GLX1-like isoform X1: MLKIAIYKQFAFSVVLLLSLIGSSMAARIPNDDELGWVKKDNRRFLHAGIRVGNLNRTIKFYTESLGMKLLSQKYFPKQKYSKAVVGFGPRDTHFVLEFTCIHGVEKYEIGTAFGHIGIATQDIYAMVENIRAKGGVITREPGTVTGLPVIYSYGLDPDGYTYELVQSPPTPEPISHIMLHVADLDHAIKFYEKALGMNLLFRYDSPQEKYTIGMVAYGSNLTQTTAVELKYNYNVTEYTRGNGYTELAIGTDNVYKSAAAVKLVAKELGGQIILPPGPIPQINTKITSFVDPEGFKTDLMDNKDYLKEVQKKE, encoded by the exons ATAGGGTCAAGCATGGCAGCTCGCATCCCCAATGATGATGAGTTGGGATGGGTGAAGAAGGATAATCGTCGTTTCCTCCATGCTGGTATCAGAGTTGGTAATCTTAATCGGACCATTAA GTTTTACACAGAGTCTCTTGGGATGAAGCTCCTAAGCCAGAAATACTTCCCAAAACAGAAGTACTCAAAAGCAGTTGTGGGGTTTGGCCCTCGAGACACTCATTTCGTTTTGGAGTTTACATGCA TTCATGGAGTTGAAAAATACGAAATTGGGACTGCCTTTGGACATATTGGAATTGCCACTCAGGAT ATCTATGCAATGGTTGAAAACATTCGAGCAAAGGGTGGAGTGATCACTCGTGAACCAGGGACAGTGACAGGGCTCCCGGTCATCTACTCCTACGGCTTGGATCCTGATGGCTACACCTATGAGCTCGTCCAGAGTCCCCCAACTCCCGAGCCAATCAGTCATATAATGCTTCATGTCGCCGATCTTGATCATGCTATTAAGTTTTATGAAAAG GCATTGGGGATGAACCTACTGTTCCGGTATGATAGCCCACAAGAAAAG TACACCATTGGTATGGTGGCATATGGATCCAATCTAACTCAGACTACTGCTGTGGAattgaaatataattataatgtaaCTGAGTATACGAGAGGAAACGGATATACTGAG CTTGCTATTGGTACCGATAATGTATACAAGAGTGCTGCAGCTGTTAAACTGGTTGCCAAAGAACTCGGAGGACAAATAATTCTACCACCAGGTCCAATTCCTCaaatcaacaccaaaatcactTCTTTCGTTGATCCAGAAGGCTTTAAGACT GATTTAATGGACAATAAAGATTATCTCAAGGAGGTGCAGAAGAAAGAGTGA